Proteins encoded together in one Solanum lycopersicum chromosome 7, SLM_r2.1 window:
- the PE1 gene encoding pectinesterase 1 precursor, whose protein sequence is MANPQQPLLIKTHKQNPIISFKILSFVITLFVALFLVAPYQVEIKHSNLCKTAQDSQLCLSYVSDLISNEIVTTESDGHSILMKFLVNYVHQMNNAIPVVRKMKNQINDIRQHGALTDCLELLDQSVDFASDSIAAIDKRSRSEHANAQSWLSGVLTNHVTCLDELDSFTKAMINGTNLEELISRAKVALAMLASLTTQDEDVFMTVLGKMPSWVSSMDRKLMESSGKDIIANAVVAQDGTGDYQTLAEAVAAAPDKSKTRYVIYVKRGTYKENVEVASNKMNLMIVGDGMYATTITGSLNVVDGSTTFRSATLAAVGQGFILQDICIQNTAGPAKDQAVALRVGADMSVINRCRIDAYQDTLYAHSQRQFYRDSYVTGTVDFIFGNAAVVFQKCQLVARKPGKYQQNMVTAQGRTDPNQATGTSIQFCNIIASSDLEPVLKEFPTYLGRPWKEYSRTVVMESYLGGLINPAGWAEWDGDFALKTLYYGEFMNNGPGAGTSKRVKWPGYHVITDPAKAMPFTVAKLIQGGSWLRSTGVAYVDGLYD, encoded by the exons ATGGCTAATCCTCAACAACCTTTGTTAATAAAAACACACAAACAAAATCCAATAATCAGCTTCAAGATCCTCAGTTTTGTTATAACTTTGTTTGTTGCTCTCTTCTTAGTTGCTCCATATCAAGTTGAGATTAAACATTCTAATCTATGTAAAACTGCACAAGATTCCCAACTCTGTCTCAGTTATGTCTCTGATTTGATATCCAATGAAATTGTCACAACAGAATCAGATGGACATAGTATTCTGATGAAATTTTTAGTTAACTATGTCCATCAAATGAACAATGCAATTCCAGTGGTTCGCAAAATGAAGAATCAGATCAATGACATTCGTCAACACGGGGCTTTAACTGATTGTCTTGAGCTTCTTGATCAGTCAGTTGATTTCGCATCTGATTCAATTGCAGCAATTGATAAAAGAAGTCGCTCGGAGCATGCCAATGCGCAAAGTTGGCTAAGTGGTGTGCTTACTAACCACGTTACGTGCTTGGATGAGCTTGATTCCTTTACTAAAGCTATGATAAATGGAACGAATCTTGAAGAGTTGATCTCGAGAGCTAAGGTAGCATTAGCGATGCTTGCGTCTTTGACAACTCAGGATGAGGATGTTTTCATGACGGTTTTAGGAAAAATGCCATCTTGGGTGAGTTCGATGGATAGGAAGCTGATGGAGAGTTCGGGTAAGGACATTATAGCGAATGCAGTGGTGGCACAAGATGGAACGGGGGATTATCAAACACTTGCTGAAGCAGTTGCTGCAGCACCAGATAAGAGTAAGACGCGTTATGTAATTTATGTAAAGAGGGGAACTTATAAAGAGAATGTTGAGGTGGCTAGCAATAAAATGAACTTGATGATTGTTGGTGATGGAATGTATGCTACGACCATTACTGGTAGCCTTAATGTTGTCGATGGATCAACAACCTTCCGCTCTGCCACTCTTG CTGCAGTCGGCCAAGGATTTATACTACAGGACATATGTATACAGAACACAGCAGGGCCAGCGAAAGACCAAGCAGTGGCACTTCGAGTTGGAGCTGATATGTCTGTCATAAATCGTTGTCGTATCGATGCTTATCAAGACACCCTTTATGCACATTCTCAAAGGCAATTCTATCGAGACTCCTACGTGACAG GTACtgttgatttcatatttggTAATGCAGCAGTTGTATTCCAGAAATGCCAGCTCGTAGCTAGAAAACCGGGTAAATACCAGCAAAACATGGTGACTGCACAAGGCAGGACGGACCCAAATCAGGCCACGGGGACATCAATTCAGTTCTGTAACATAATAGCAAGTTCGGACCTAGAACCAGTCCTGAAAGAATTCCCAACATATCTTGGTAGGCCATGGAAAGAATATTCAAGAACTGTAGTGATGGAATCATACTTAGGTGGTCTCATTAATCCAGCGGGTTGGGCTGAGTGGGACGGAGATTTTGCGTTGAAGACATTGTATTATGGTGAATTTATGAACAATGGACCTGGTGCTGGTACTAGTAAGCGTGTCAAGTGGCCTGGTTATCATGTCATTACTGATCCCGCTAAAGCTATGCCGTTCACTGTGGCTAAGCTGATTCAGGGCGGATCATGGTTGAGGTCTACTGGCGTGGCGTATGTGGATGGATTATATGATTAG
- the LOC101257488 gene encoding protein translation factor SUI1 homolog, whose protein sequence is MSDLDVQIPTAFDPFAEANADNSGAGSKDYVHIRIQQRNGRKSLTTVQGLKKEFSYNKILKDLKKEFCCNGTVVQDPELGQVIQLQGDQRKNVSTFLVQAGIVKKEHIKIHGF, encoded by the exons ATGTCTGATCTCGACGTCCAAATTCCTACCGCTTTTG ATCCCTTTGCTGAGGCAAATGCTGATAACTCTGGTGCTGGGTCAAAAGATTACGTGCACATCCGTATACAACAAAGGAATGGTAGGAAAAGCCTGACAACTGTGCAGGGGTTGAAGAAAGAATTCAGCTATAACAAGATACTGAAGGATCTCAAGAAAGAATTCTGCTGCAATGGTACTGTTGTCCAGGATCCTGAACTAGGCCAG GTTATTCAACTTCAGGGTGACCAGAGGAAGAACGTTTCTACCTTTCTTGTCCAG GCTGGAATCGTGAAGAAAGAGCACATCAAAATTCATGGTTTCTGA
- the LOC101257192 gene encoding thiamine thiazole synthase, chloroplastic gives MASTLASSVISKTNFIDTHKSSFYGVPISSQTRLKIVKSTPQNMSVSMSADASPPYDLGSFSFNPIKESIVAREMTRRYMTDMITYADTDVVIVGAGSAGLSCAYELSKNPNVQVAILEQSVSPGGGAWLGGQLFSAMVVRKPAHLFLNELGIDYDEQDNYVVIKHAALFTSTIMSKLLARPNVKLFNAVATEDLIVKNGRVGGVVTNWSLVSQNHDTQSCMDPNVMEAKIVVSSCGHDGPMGATGVKRLRSIGMINSVPGMKALDMNAAEDAIVRLTREVVPGMIVTGMEVAEIDGAPRMGPTFGAMMISGQKAAHLALRALGLPNALDGTAETSVLPELMLAAADEAEIADA, from the exons ATGGCTTCCACCTTAGCTTCCTCTGTTATTTCCAAGACTAATTTCATTGACACACACAAATCATCCTTCTATGGCGTTCCAATTTCATCACAAACTCGATTGAAAATCGTTAAATCGACTCCACAAAACATGTCTGTTTCCATGTCTGCTGATGCTTCTCCTCCTTACGATCTCGGAAGTTTCAGTTTTAATCCGATTAAGGAATCGATTGTTGCTCGCGAAATGACTCGGAGGTATATGACGGATATGATTACTTATGCTGATACTGATGTTGTCATTGTTGGTGCTGGATCTGCTGGTTTATCTTGTGCTTATGAACTCAGCAAGAACCCTAATGTTCAG GTGGCTATTCTTGAGCAATCTGTGAGCCCTGGTGGAGGTGCTTGGCTAGGTGGACAACTCTTCTCTGCTATGGTTGTGCGTAAGCCAGCACATCTTTTCTTGAACGAGCTAGGCATTGACTACGACGAGCAAGACAACTACGTGGTCATCAAACACGCTGCCTTGTTCACCTCAACCATCATGAGCAAGCTTTTGGCCAGGCCAAATGTGAAGCTCTTCAATGCTGTTGCAACAGAGGACCTTATCGTGAAGAACGGAAGAGTCGGTGGTGTTGTCACTAACTGGTCTTTGGTTTCCCAGAACCACGACACACAATCCTGCATGGACCCTAATGTTATGGAGGCTAAGATTGTGGTCAGCTCTTGTGGCCACGACGGCCCCATGGGCGCCACCGGTGTTAAGAGGCTCAGGAGCATTGGCATGATCAACAGTGTCCCTGGAATGAAAGCTTTGGACATGAACGCTGCTGAGGACGCGATTGTTAGACTTACCAGAGAGGTCGTACCTGGTATGATTGTCACAGGAATGGAAGTTGCTGAAATTGATGGAGCACCACGAATG GGTCCAACTTTTGGAGCTATGATGATATCAGGACAGAAGGCAGCTCACCTCGCCCTACGAGCGTTGGGATTGCCCAACGCCCTTGATGGAACTGCAGAAACAAGCGTCCTCCCGGAGCTTATGTTGGCTGCAGCTGATGAAGCTGAAATTGCTGATGCTTGA